The Desulfonatronum sp. SC1 DNA segment CAGCACCACGGCCCCGCAGAAGTGTTCGTAGCTGGAGTCCCCGCAACCGAACAACGCGACCTTCTTCCCCTCCAGCTTGGCGTCGTCCATGTCCTGGTAGAACAATTCGAAATCCTCCTGAAACTCGATCTCCTCGTCTCCCCAAGTAGACACGCCCAGCAAGGTCGCGTCGTATTCGCCACCCAGTTCTTCGACCTTGGTATCCGTAACGTTTTTGACCACGACCTCGTGGTCCGACTTCCGCAGCACCTCCCCGACCACCTCGGCGACGTGCTCGGTGTTCCCGGTGGTGGAGCCGTAAACGATCAAAACCTTGCTCATGATGCTTTCTCCTTTGTGACTCAATTACTGTTAAAACTGTAAATATTCAGCACAGCCTGGGAGAACCTCATGCCGTGGCTGGATTCCGCCTTCGCGGGAATGACGCGTCTTTTCATGGCGTATCCGAATCAGTCATACCCGCGAAGGCGGGTATCCAGGCCTCATTTACTCGGATGAGCTGAATAGTTACTGAAAACCTTTTTATTACGCCGTTCCCTGCAAACATTTTTTCAGACTGGAAACACCGCATGAATGCAGCATATGCACGGGGATGTTCCGGGTCTTGGCCACCTGCATGGCCTCGTTGCGGGCCTGGTGAGAGACTTTGTTGGTAAAGATAATGATCATTTCACTGTCCCCCAGAGAGGAGGCG contains these protein-coding regions:
- a CDS encoding DUF2325 domain-containing protein, whose amino-acid sequence is MCATLIGGMDRLKPNYLQTAKKAGISLKIFTGKENSIASSLGDSEMIIIFTNKVSHQARNEAMQVAKTRNIPVHMLHSCGVSSLKKCLQGTA
- a CDS encoding flavodoxin, encoding MSKVLIVYGSTTGNTEHVAEVVGEVLRKSDHEVVVKNVTDTKVEELGGEYDATLLGVSTWGDEEIEFQEDFELFYQDMDDAKLEGKKVALFGCGDSSYEHFCGAVVLLRQKVEALSADLVNEPLLIDGDPSVLRSEIEEWAEEVGRAA